In a single window of the Chondrocystis sp. NIES-4102 genome:
- a CDS encoding helix-turn-helix domain protein — protein sequence MTRPKKSQRQETNSPFKRLRLNVKLSQEQLAREIGVAVSTIRRWEKGQAEPTMTVAQMKEFCKAVKKNFEDLPSSLLPSANSNSASNGV from the coding sequence ATGACTAGACCCAAAAAATCACAGCGTCAAGAAACTAATTCGCCATTCAAAAGATTGAGATTGAACGTTAAACTTTCTCAGGAACAATTAGCTAGGGAAATAGGTGTTGCAGTGTCCACAATTAGACGTTGGGAAAAAGGGCAAGCTGAACCTACTATGACAGTTGCCCAAATGAAGGAATTTTGTAAAGCAGTCAAGAAAAATTTTGAAGATTTACCAAGTTCCCTTTTACCATCAGCTAATAGCAATAGTGCAAGTAATGGGGTGTAA
- a CDS encoding ABC transporter, permease subunit, with product MLKNTITQQKIVPYLFLLPAIALLGLTVFLPAIQAFTLSFTEYNYDITQAPQWIGIENFRRLWQDQVFWQTIRNTLLYLVGVVPILVVAPLGLAIIVNQKIKGINWFRTAFYTPVVISMVVAGIAWKALYTQNGLLNQFLKQMGISEGIPWLSSPNLAIWSVMLVTIWKGLGYYMVIYLAGLQAISPELYEAAAIDGSDGWQKHFDITIPLMRPYLFLVAVISAISATKVFEEIYIMTQGGPRNSSKTVVYYLYERAFRDLDISYACTIGLVLFLAILGLSIINLKLTARNQ from the coding sequence ATGTTAAAGAATACAATTACTCAGCAAAAAATAGTACCTTATCTATTTCTTTTACCAGCGATCGCTCTATTGGGTTTAACAGTCTTTTTACCTGCTATACAAGCGTTTACCTTAAGTTTTACAGAGTACAATTATGACATTACCCAAGCTCCGCAATGGATAGGAATAGAAAATTTTCGCAGATTATGGCAAGATCAGGTTTTTTGGCAAACTATTAGAAACACCCTACTTTATTTAGTGGGAGTTGTGCCAATTTTAGTAGTTGCACCTTTAGGATTAGCAATAATTGTCAATCAAAAAATTAAAGGGATAAATTGGTTTCGCACTGCTTTTTATACCCCTGTAGTTATTTCAATGGTGGTAGCAGGTATAGCCTGGAAAGCACTTTACACCCAAAACGGCTTATTAAATCAATTTCTCAAACAGATGGGAATAAGTGAGGGTATTCCTTGGTTAAGTAGTCCTAATTTAGCTATTTGGAGTGTGATGCTAGTAACAATTTGGAAAGGATTAGGTTATTACATGGTAATTTATCTAGCAGGATTACAAGCCATCTCACCAGAATTATACGAAGCAGCAGCGATCGATGGATCTGATGGTTGGCAAAAGCATTTTGATATTACTATTCCTTTGATGCGCCCTTACCTTTTTTTGGTAGCAGTAATCTCGGCAATTTCAGCAACTAAAGTATTTGAAGAAATATATATCATGACTCAAGGAGGGCCCAGAAATAGCTCAAAAACCGTGGTTTATTATCTTTATGAGCGAGCATTCCGAGATCTCGATATTAGTTATGCCTGCACCATTGGTTTAGTATTATTTTTGGCAATATTAGGCTTATCAATCATCAATTTAAAACTAACCGCTAGAAATCAATGA
- the trpA gene encoding tryptophan synthase alpha subunit, whose protein sequence is MNSVAKRFQQLKENSQCALIPFITAGDPDLATTAKAIEILAQNGADIIELGVPYSDPLADGPVIQAAATRALQKGVQLEDVLTVVKQVVPKIEIPIVLFTYYNPIYYRGIETFLQQVKEAGVSGLVVPDLPLEEAEVLLSPAAAMGIEVILLVAPTSSKARIGAIANQSQGFIYLVSVTGVTGIRQEMATNVQDLLADLHHITDKPIGVGFGISGPEQAKQVKEWGADAVIVGSAVVKRLADGTPETGLKAIADFCFSLKQAIL, encoded by the coding sequence ATGAACTCCGTTGCTAAACGCTTTCAACAACTTAAAGAAAATTCCCAATGTGCTTTAATTCCTTTCATTACAGCAGGAGATCCAGATTTAGCAACAACAGCCAAAGCGATCGAAATTCTTGCTCAAAATGGCGCAGACATCATCGAATTGGGTGTTCCCTATTCAGATCCTTTAGCTGATGGACCCGTAATTCAAGCAGCAGCTACTAGAGCTTTACAAAAAGGAGTACAACTAGAAGATGTTTTGACAGTTGTTAAACAAGTTGTACCCAAAATAGAAATTCCTATTGTTTTATTTACTTATTACAATCCTATTTATTATCGTGGGATAGAAACCTTTCTCCAGCAAGTAAAAGAGGCTGGAGTTAGTGGTTTAGTAGTTCCTGATCTGCCTTTAGAAGAAGCGGAAGTATTACTTTCCCCAGCAGCAGCTATGGGTATTGAGGTAATTTTATTAGTAGCCCCCACTAGTTCAAAAGCCAGAATTGGCGCGATCGCTAATCAATCTCAAGGATTTATTTATTTGGTTTCTGTCACAGGCGTAACAGGTATACGTCAAGAAATGGCAACGAATGTTCAAGATCTACTGGCAGATCTGCATCATATAACCGATAAACCCATCGGGGTTGGTTTTGGTATTTCAGGCCCCGAACAGGCAAAACAAGTTAAAGAATGGGGGGCAGATGCCGTAATTGTCGGTAGTGCAGTAGTCAAACGCTTGGCAGATGGGACTCCTGAAACTGGATTAAAAGCGATCGCTGACTTCTGTTTTTCCCTCAAACAAGCAATCTTATAA
- the ndhL gene encoding NAD(P)H-quinone oxidoreductase subunit L, whose amino-acid sequence MLVTETNLVALLYLGLSGTYLIVLPAFVYFYLKNRWYVASSIERLFMYLFVFLSFPGMLLFSPFLNFRPKRRQLKTN is encoded by the coding sequence ATGCTAGTTACAGAGACTAATTTAGTTGCCTTATTGTATCTGGGTTTAAGTGGCACATATCTAATAGTGTTACCAGCATTTGTATATTTTTATCTAAAAAATCGTTGGTATGTAGCAAGCTCTATTGAACGTTTGTTTATGTATCTTTTTGTGTTTCTAAGTTTTCCAGGGATGTTACTATTTAGCCCTTTTCTAAATTTTCGTCCTAAACGTCGTCAATTAAAAACTAATTGA
- a CDS encoding hypothetical protein (similar to chlorobenzene dioxygenase, ferredoxin component), translating to MTWTKALDVNKLTPGSKEVVKLNQRSLLLLNEAGNIYAVDYICPHLKLPMKKAKVTSQSSIICPWHRSEFDLATGNVKNWCPFPPVMGNVLGKISTEKSLPVFATKVEDGQILVDI from the coding sequence ATGACTTGGACTAAAGCTTTAGACGTAAACAAGCTCACACCAGGGTCAAAAGAGGTAGTAAAACTAAACCAGCGATCGCTATTATTATTAAATGAAGCAGGCAATATCTACGCGGTTGATTACATTTGTCCTCATTTAAAATTACCTATGAAAAAGGCTAAGGTTACCTCCCAAAGTTCAATTATCTGTCCTTGGCATCGTAGCGAATTCGATTTAGCAACTGGTAACGTTAAGAATTGGTGTCCTTTTCCGCCAGTGATGGGTAACGTTTTGGGCAAAATTTCTACTGAAAAAAGCTTACCTGTCTTTGCAACCAAAGTAGAGGATGGACAAATTCTAGTAGATATCTAA
- a CDS encoding putative RNA polymerase, omega subunit: MQRKSSFNSSQIMYRSEELVSAASNRYRITVQVANRAKRRRYEELENFDDPTMKPVIRAIIEMSDELTQPEIIGD, from the coding sequence ATGCAAAGAAAAAGTTCTTTTAACTCCTCCCAAATAATGTATCGATCGGAAGAATTAGTTAGTGCTGCTTCTAACCGCTATCGTATTACTGTTCAAGTAGCAAATCGCGCTAAACGCCGTCGTTATGAAGAATTAGAGAACTTTGACGATCCAACTATGAAACCTGTAATTCGGGCAATTATCGAAATGTCTGACGAATTAACCCAACCAGAAATCATTGGGGATTAA
- a CDS encoding triose-phosphate isomerase, which translates to MHKNQAESLKFVQEFKSEVEDLNEDREIVICAPFTSLMVMSKSLHGSRIMLGAQNIHWEESGAYTGEISGEMLTEIGITYVIIGHSERRQYFGETDETVNLRLKAAQKYRLKPILCVGETKQQRDSGETENIIINQLKEDLVGVDQNNLVIAYEPIWAIGTGDTCESTEANRVIGIIRQQLDNQNVSIQYGGSVKSDNIDEIMTQSEIDGVLVGGASLDAASFARIVNYQ; encoded by the coding sequence ATGCACAAAAATCAGGCAGAGTCTTTGAAATTTGTGCAGGAGTTTAAATCGGAAGTTGAAGATCTCAATGAAGATAGAGAAATAGTCATCTGTGCGCCATTTACTTCTTTGATGGTCATGTCTAAAAGTTTGCATGGCAGTAGGATAATGTTAGGAGCGCAAAATATCCACTGGGAAGAATCAGGTGCTTATACTGGTGAAATTTCAGGGGAAATGCTGACAGAAATCGGCATCACCTATGTAATTATAGGTCATAGTGAAAGAAGACAGTATTTTGGCGAAACAGATGAAACTGTCAATTTAAGGCTTAAAGCTGCTCAAAAATATAGACTCAAGCCTATCCTTTGTGTGGGTGAAACAAAGCAACAAAGAGATAGTGGGGAAACAGAAAATATCATTATTAATCAGCTAAAAGAAGATTTAGTAGGAGTAGACCAAAATAATCTAGTAATTGCTTATGAGCCTATCTGGGCAATTGGCACGGGAGATACTTGTGAATCTACAGAAGCTAATCGAGTTATCGGTATTATCCGCCAACAATTAGATAATCAAAATGTCTCAATTCAATATGGTGGCTCTGTTAAATCAGATAATATTGATGAAATTATGACGCAATCAGAAATCGACGGGGTTTTAGTAGGGGGGGCAAGTCTAGACGCTGCTAGTTTTGCTCGAATTGTTAATTATCAATAA
- a CDS encoding mandelate racemase/muconate lactonizing protein has product MKLTVETFTVHKKFALQISRGTTSQTTNIWLRIQQDEIEGWGEGSPFAISTTQTIDTARLQQELADLIPQLEPYHPLQRQEIIAKLHTIKVSSPLKAAIDMAIHDWLGKKAGLPLWQIFGLNRDRIVPISVTIGINTPEAAVARLQDWKNTLNVKIVKLKLGSPEGIGADKALVEAIRQVDPKVRLTVDANGGWRFNDAVYMSHWLAKQGVEYIEQPLPVTDDSKLAALSDNSPLPIFVDESCFNSADILRLANSVAGVNLKIMKTGGLTEAIAAIQIAQACKLKIMFGCYSDSSLANTAMSQIAPLADYLDLDSHLNLRDDPFRGATIKAGRLLPNNQPGLGVQYSADR; this is encoded by the coding sequence ATGAAATTAACAGTTGAGACTTTTACTGTCCATAAAAAATTTGCCTTACAAATAAGTCGTGGGACGACCTCCCAAACGACAAATATTTGGTTGCGTATTCAACAGGACGAAATAGAAGGGTGGGGAGAAGGATCTCCGTTTGCCATTTCCACAACACAAACTATAGATACAGCCAGGCTACAACAAGAATTAGCAGATCTAATTCCCCAACTAGAGCCTTATCATCCCCTACAAAGACAGGAAATTATAGCCAAACTGCACACCATTAAAGTTTCTTCCCCCCTCAAAGCAGCTATAGACATGGCTATCCACGACTGGTTAGGAAAAAAAGCTGGTTTACCATTGTGGCAAATCTTCGGTTTAAACCGCGATCGCATTGTACCTATTTCTGTCACCATTGGCATTAATACCCCAGAAGCAGCAGTAGCACGGTTGCAAGACTGGAAAAATACATTAAATGTCAAAATAGTGAAGCTAAAATTAGGTAGTCCTGAAGGTATAGGGGCAGATAAAGCCTTAGTGGAGGCAATTCGTCAGGTAGATCCCAAAGTCAGACTTACTGTTGATGCTAATGGTGGGTGGCGATTTAATGATGCAGTATATATGTCCCACTGGTTAGCCAAACAAGGAGTAGAGTATATCGAGCAACCTTTACCAGTGACAGACGATAGTAAACTAGCAGCCTTAAGCGATAATTCCCCCTTGCCAATTTTTGTAGATGAAAGTTGTTTTAATAGTGCAGATATCCTGCGTTTAGCTAATTCCGTAGCAGGAGTTAACCTTAAAATTATGAAAACAGGAGGATTAACTGAGGCGATCGCAGCTATCCAAATCGCTCAAGCCTGCAAATTAAAAATTATGTTTGGTTGCTATAGCGACAGTAGTTTAGCCAATACAGCCATGAGTCAGATTGCACCTTTGGCAGATTATCTCGACTTAGATAGTCATTTAAATCTGCGAGACGATCCTTTTCGGGGGGCAACAATTAAAGCAGGACGTTTATTACCCAACAATCAACCAGGACTAGGAGTACAATACAGTGCTGACAGATAA
- a CDS encoding DoxX family protein yields MSSNSLVTAIFRPNLTPNFWQQTAWAIFRAVVGIMMIHNGLDKLSNIESFAQAYVAYMGLPFPIFLSYVAAYTELIGSLLLILGLFTRPAALGLFSTMCVAMYHHVLVAGLSIPYLELSAIYAACFLFFLINGAGLFSSDALITNLLDKSALTNQAKRIMLLEKSYESSKTEEVVSK; encoded by the coding sequence ATGTCTAGCAATTCTCTAGTTACTGCAATTTTCCGACCCAACTTAACACCTAACTTTTGGCAGCAAACAGCCTGGGCTATATTTAGAGCCGTAGTGGGCATTATGATGATTCACAATGGTTTAGATAAACTATCTAACATTGAAAGCTTTGCTCAAGCTTATGTTGCCTATATGGGATTACCTTTTCCCATATTTTTAAGCTATGTTGCTGCTTATACTGAACTTATAGGCTCATTGCTATTAATTCTTGGTCTGTTTACAAGACCTGCTGCATTAGGTTTATTTAGTACAATGTGCGTAGCTATGTATCATCACGTACTAGTAGCTGGATTAAGTATTCCTTACTTAGAATTGTCTGCTATTTATGCTGCTTGTTTCTTATTCTTTTTAATTAATGGTGCTGGTTTATTTTCTAGCGATGCTTTAATTACCAACTTGTTAGATAAATCTGCTTTAACGAATCAGGCAAAAAGAATTATGCTTTTAGAGAAAAGTTACGAATCAAGCAAAACCGAGGAAGTTGTATCTAAATAA
- the dnaK_2 gene encoding molecular chaperone DnaK, giving the protein MGNIVGIDLGTTNSVAALKFAETEIVTAIDNPPPERTLTRSVIGLENNQIIVGNEAYQKLKADPENVIISIKRLIGRGFGDSVIQQQLDRFAYKISKSTKGTENSLSVWLNGKEYEPEDVSAEILKKILHNAQTYQEQQGQKEKITKAVITIPAYFNDKQRNATQIAATRAGLAGSELLPEPTAAAISYGFKPDSDDVKTILVYDFGGGTFDSSIVTSTGNQFIESGKAGDLWLGGDDLDELLIDFVKDQVEEVEDLDDIDGLIAKMPHYQKVRFLGDLKMAVEQAKIQLSNNSKASILPSTPLIDDMGMTISIEVEITRQQFENLIIPLVDRSIAVCKDAIKYSDYPEEMIDVVLLVGGSSQIPLVQRKVTEAFGADKVVVHPRPMYAVAEGAAIVAAGLIEKVGTVSRDYCIELVNDPRHKLIKQGDILPVKTTHTFKTEADGQSLIHFKFYSPDDVNKRDDERIGDMWLALDKAYPKGTEILVTAELDEKNGSLQTTAILKNDPSVKVSCSLSTGGQDESISREVEEIIQQLNREGNLTESGVQEAYRIAGETVKAANQIKTQDGNIHQDRASVAKAKSQELKRFADDDYDTAKFFIRYFEFIIDDCDFLLPSSQKIRLQTLHQNLKNAIANHCKGEMQKLCEDAKRELDNLPEKVSLILACRDGVFRAHQIEPNKARVMAGKLSQMIEAMKHEDGYEAERLFRELAEDVSHYLDRQLPTTNNSIATGITR; this is encoded by the coding sequence ATGGGAAATATAGTTGGAATCGATTTAGGAACAACCAATTCAGTTGCTGCCTTGAAATTTGCTGAGACAGAAATAGTTACTGCAATAGATAATCCCCCCCCCGAGCGCACCCTGACTCGTTCGGTAATTGGGTTGGAAAATAATCAAATTATTGTAGGCAACGAAGCTTATCAAAAACTAAAAGCAGATCCTGAAAACGTAATTATTTCTATTAAAAGACTGATTGGTAGGGGTTTTGGAGATTCTGTAATTCAACAGCAGTTAGATCGCTTTGCTTATAAAATTTCCAAGTCAACTAAAGGTACAGAAAATAGCCTCTCGGTCTGGCTCAATGGCAAAGAATACGAGCCTGAAGATGTTAGTGCTGAGATTCTTAAGAAAATTCTTCACAATGCCCAAACATATCAAGAGCAACAAGGACAAAAAGAAAAGATTACTAAGGCTGTGATCACTATTCCCGCATACTTCAATGATAAACAAAGGAATGCAACTCAAATAGCAGCAACTAGAGCAGGGTTAGCAGGGTCGGAACTATTACCCGAACCAACAGCAGCAGCAATATCTTATGGATTTAAACCAGATTCCGATGATGTAAAAACAATTTTAGTTTATGACTTTGGAGGCGGTACTTTTGATTCTTCAATTGTTACATCTACAGGAAATCAGTTTATTGAATCTGGTAAAGCAGGTGATTTATGGCTTGGTGGTGATGATCTTGACGAGCTCTTGATAGATTTTGTCAAAGATCAGGTAGAAGAAGTAGAGGATTTGGATGATATAGACGGTTTAATTGCTAAAATGCCTCACTACCAAAAAGTTCGTTTTCTAGGCGATCTTAAAATGGCAGTAGAACAAGCTAAAATTCAACTCAGTAACAATTCTAAAGCCTCTATTCTACCTTCTACCCCTTTGATAGATGACATGGGGATGACAATATCTATTGAAGTGGAGATTACTCGTCAACAGTTCGAGAACCTAATTATACCTCTGGTTGATCGCTCTATTGCTGTTTGTAAGGACGCAATTAAATATTCTGACTATCCAGAAGAAATGATTGATGTGGTTTTACTAGTAGGTGGTTCATCACAAATTCCTTTAGTACAGCGTAAAGTTACAGAGGCTTTTGGTGCAGACAAAGTAGTGGTTCATCCTCGTCCAATGTACGCTGTAGCCGAAGGTGCTGCAATTGTTGCTGCTGGCTTAATTGAAAAAGTCGGTACAGTTTCTCGCGACTATTGTATTGAATTGGTTAACGATCCTCGACATAAACTGATTAAACAAGGAGATATTCTGCCTGTAAAAACTACTCATACTTTTAAAACAGAAGCAGATGGACAAAGCTTGATTCACTTCAAGTTTTATAGCCCCGATGATGTCAATAAGCGAGATGATGAAAGAATTGGGGATATGTGGTTAGCACTCGACAAAGCATATCCAAAAGGAACAGAGATTTTAGTAACAGCAGAGTTGGATGAAAAAAATGGCTCACTTCAAACTACAGCTATTTTAAAAAACGATCCTTCCGTAAAAGTTAGTTGTTCCTTATCAACAGGTGGACAAGATGAAAGCATTTCTCGTGAAGTAGAAGAAATTATTCAGCAATTGAATAGAGAAGGTAATTTGACCGAAAGTGGAGTTCAAGAAGCCTATCGTATTGCTGGAGAAACAGTTAAAGCTGCTAATCAAATTAAAACCCAAGACGGAAATATACACCAAGATCGAGCAAGTGTAGCCAAAGCCAAATCACAGGAGTTAAAACGCTTTGCTGATGATGACTATGATACAGCGAAATTCTTTATTAGATATTTTGAGTTTATTATAGACGACTGCGATTTCCTACTCCCTTCAAGTCAAAAAATACGACTCCAAACATTACATCAAAATTTAAAAAATGCGATCGCTAATCACTGTAAAGGAGAAATGCAAAAGCTTTGCGAAGATGCTAAACGTGAGTTGGACAATCTTCCTGAAAAAGTTAGTTTAATTTTAGCTTGTCGTGATGGAGTTTTTAGAGCGCATCAGATTGAACCAAACAAAGCAAGAGTCATGGCTGGTAAATTATCCCAGATGATTGAGGCGATGAAACATGAAGACGGCTATGAAGCAGAAAGACTGTTTAGAGAATTAGCCGAGGATGTTAGCCATTATCTTGATCGACAACTTCCTACAACTAATAACAGTATTGCTACAGGAATAACTAGATAG
- the rpmB gene encoding 50S ribosomal protein L28: MGRRCQITGKKANNAMAVSHSHRRTKKLQGVNLQWKRVWWAEGNRWVRLRLSTKAIKTLETKGISAMAKEAGLNLNHY; encoded by the coding sequence ATGGGTCGTAGATGTCAAATAACAGGCAAAAAAGCCAACAACGCTATGGCGGTTTCTCACTCTCACCGTCGCACTAAAAAACTACAAGGTGTTAATTTGCAGTGGAAAAGGGTTTGGTGGGCAGAAGGCAATCGCTGGGTAAGATTACGTTTATCTACCAAAGCAATTAAAACCCTTGAAACTAAAGGCATTAGCGCAATGGCAAAAGAAGCAGGTCTTAATTTAAATCATTATTAA